Proteins found in one Planococcus citri chromosome 2, ihPlaCitr1.1, whole genome shotgun sequence genomic segment:
- the LOC135836690 gene encoding signal-induced proliferation-associated 1-like protein 2 translates to MIEVDEGVSSSRGTARDRAAQAIHYYNNNVLKARTGSRSSAYSYQQHQRIRGGAAAATAAFNSRTDNLYRSNSSLELLHDSNLNECHRNRLENVVTPTLKREYGSHGSIDVIAAAAVVDQKDDRDLAREQFFSMLQDYKPAVFDLIKPTRSLYDSKPSSADYASVLENGRRTETQLTAGSSRLPIEDEYSLSTNKTNHISTTVATSPKPKSKFSKFWSSSSNMNSSSGGSGGGGSAVNCMGGGSSKNANDSPTELSSQATQSNCTAGAAGGSVEVDEKQRRRAFAHYDCQSLIAKLGYGGKLKSLLSKRRNTTTGASAASMLSGRSTTPDGDSGEEDAGDGRSNELLESCPFFRNEIGGEEERVVSLTRSYSPSYTKHWKDPHHRPPLSCGVSILEYPVGETHWKNGACPYRRNTKTIENVDEGAQYYRKYFFKQDHQNWFGADESLGPVAISIKREKVDAVVQSENSGGGSSSTATNGSNSVTQLCRYRLIVRTSELQTLRGSVLEDAIPNLKPSHSVKNINTKEVLEYVIPEIQLSCLRLGMNTPQVEDQLLKLDEQGISRHYKIGVLYCRAGQATEEEMYNNEDGGPAFNEFLETIGQKVRLKGFDKYKAGLDNKSDSTGLYSVYAHYKDCEIMFHVSTMLPFTPNNRQQLLRKRHIGNDIVTIVFQEPGAQPFTPKNIRSQFQHVFIVVRAINPCTDCTQYRIAVTRSKDVALFGPPIPKGAIFNKSKNFADFLLAKVINGENAAHCSDKFATMATRTRQAYLKDLTTNYATNTVLESSQKFSIISFSSKKKERWRPRFVPDGTQRGAICWQVLLEDSNQSIIIHCFLAVSADSLVLVDESTNNIVFVTPCKSILGWSTQTNSLRLYYHEGECVTMHMRESGDRDELMEVVVRLRSVTSGSAAQELSLKRNAVGQLGFHVQLDGVVTQVEPMGLAWQAGLRQGARLVEICKVAVATLTHDQMVDLLKTSLMVTVTVIPSLPDGAPRRGCSVQNCKYSSINDKEDYDSCSSPEDQKLLLHNPASLQQPVIGGKHKKMYERSFSPPRSSNSSGYGTGSSNKSFNGNDNKLNANAVNNNNCPNINANKISPNCNVLMNGGGVGGSGSGESLMNSISSAQTTEDSWYDVLDTEGVPTNVRNNMSPPPLPARILSSVTPNSNRMPYKYSSHTKMKMNSSLPLSNVNSSYSLPVLLTNDSDLDYVKSRDFITGEKVTCLMKAERSHKVRRQLEQKMPHPSLKVDDYCTRSEMSSSLPPETLKTLSASDGHSTDTSSTSEKAFPPSEDELSIDSVGNASPKLRSTVTKSNASSSNGCSRNNSPRLKDTGEPRLRPGAGSRSSNRNSANLTSSTLQQDLMKLINPDYATEDNNCDISEPSQQSGNYSIIQNEYSTDPSTEDDKCVKTKSKENISTPQKANLKNGCASNSVIVTTARPATVIFNGSTSSQPKDNVLSKEERLSLRVTNVSNSKHDPPCLPLPDTKEMDWPSLVDTATKAMLQTANEENSSSLLSSNQTDDDFHWIDSSDEFHFSMTPGVENKKNIQQQFQKYLSELENRLMKETQLRLTLEQEVHSLRDENRRLQQESQSAAQQLRRFTEWFFQTIDKQ, encoded by the exons GTATTTGATCTCATAAAACCAACCCGATCACTGTACGACTCGAAACCATCATCGGCAGACTACGCTTCGGTGCTGGAAAATGGTCGCAGAACGGAAACGCAGTTAACCGCTGGCTCCAGTCGTCTGCCAATCGAAGACGAATACTCTCTATCGACGAACAAAACAAACCACATCTCAACCACCGTCGCCACTAGTCCAAAACCTAAATccaaattctcgaaattttggAGCTCGAGCAGTAACATGAACAGCAGCAGCGGCGGCAGCGGTGGCGGTGGCAGCGCCGTCAACTGCATGGGGGGTGGTTCTTCGAAAAACGCCAACGATAGCCCGACTGAATTATCTTCTCAGGCGACTCAATCAAATTGCACAGCCGGAGCTGCCGGAGGTAGCGTCGAAGTGGATGAAAAACAAAGACGTAGAGCTTTCGCCCATTACGACTGCCAGTCATTGATCGCCAAACTAGGATACGGTGGCAAATTGAAGAGTTTGTTGTCGAAAAGACGTAACACTACGACCGGCGCTTCGGCTGCGTCCATGCTGAGTGGCAGATCAACGACACCGGATGGTGACAGTGGCGAAGAAGATGCCGGCGATGGACGTAGCAACGAATTACTCgaaag CTGTCCCTTCTTTCGGAATGAAATCGGCGGAGAAGAAGAACGCGTCGTTAGTCTAACTCGCAGCTATTCGCCGTCGTATACGAAGCATTGGAAAGATCCGCATCATAGACCACCCCTGTCGTGCGGAGTGTCAATTTTAGAATATCCAGTCGGCGAAACGCATTGGAAAAATGGCGCCTGTCCGTATCGCAGGAATACTAAAACTATAGAGAACGTCGACGAAGGCGCGCAGTACTATAggaaatactttttcaaacaag atcatcaaaattggttcggaGCGGACGAATCATTAGGTCCGGTCGCCATTAGCATCAAAAGGGAGAAGGTCGATGCTGTGGTACAGTCTGAGAACAGCGGCGGTGGCAGCAGCAGTACCGCTACGAATGGTAGTAATAGCGTCACGCAATTATGCAGATATCGGTTAATCGTTCGAACCAGCGAG CTGCAGACTTTAAGAGGATCGGTGCTAGAAGATGCGATACCAAATTTAAAACCTTCCCATAGCGTTAAAAATATCAATACCAAAGAAGTTCTAGAATATGTTATACCCGAAATACAACTATCGTG TTTAAGATTAGGTATGAATACGCCTCAAGTAGAAGATCAGTTATTAAAATTGGACGAACAAGGAATCAGTCGCCATTATAAAATCGGAGTGCTTTATTGTCGCGCTGGTCAAGCGACTGAAGAAGAAATGTACAACAACGAGGATGGAGGACCGgcttttaacgaatttttagaAACAATTGGTCAAAAAGTCAGATTAAAGGGGTTCGACAAGTACAAAGCCGGATTAGATAATAAAA GTGACTCGACCGGATTGTATTCTGTTTACGCTCATTACAAAGATTGTGAAATTATGTTCCACGTTTCTACCATGTTACCGTTTACACCAAATAATAGACAACAA TTATTAAGAAAACGCCATATTGGTAATGATATTGTCACCATTGTGTTTCAAGAACCCGGCGCGCAGCCATTTACGCCGAAAAATATCAGATCTCAATTTCAGCACGTGTTTATCGTCGTCAGAGCCATCAATCCGTGTACTGATTGTACGCAGTATag AATTGCGGTCACACGATCAAAAGACGTAGCATTATTCGGTCCTCCAATTCCAAAAGGCgctattttcaataaatctaaaaatttcgCAGATTTCTTATTGGCTAAAG tgaTAAATGGAGAAAACGCAGCTCACTGTTCGGATAAATTCGCCACTATGGCTACGCGAACCAGACAAGCATATTTGAAAGACCTTACCACAAATTACGCCACCAACACAGTGTTagaaagttctcaaaaatttt CCATAATATCATTCAGTAGTAAGAAAAAAGAACGATGGAGACCGAGATTCGTTCCAGACGGTACCCAGCGTGGCGCCATTTGCTGGCAAGTTTTACTCGAAGATAGCAACCAATCAATTATAATTCATTGTTTTCTCGCTGTTTCGGCTGATTCATTGGTTTTAGTCGACGAAAGCACCAATAATATAGTTTTCGTTACGCCGTGTAAATCCATTTTGGGATGGTCTACGCAGACGAATAG TCTACGATTATACTACCACGAAGGTGAATGTGTCACTATGCATATGAGAGAAAGTGGAGACCGAGACGAATTAATGGAAGTAGTCGTCAGATTAAGATCAGTTACTTCGGGTTCAGCGGCGCAAGAATTGTCGTTGAAACGTAACGCTGTCGGACAACTAGGCTTTCACGTTCAACTAGACGGCGTGGTAACTCAGGTGGAACCGATGGGACTAGCGTGGCAAGCAGGATTACGCCAAGGAGCCAGATTAGTTGAA ATTTGCAAAGTTGCTGTGGCTACCTTGACTCATGATCAAATGGTTGATTTGTTGAAAACTTCGTTGATGGTCACCGTCACTGTGATACCGTCTTTACCGGATGGTGCTCCGAGAAG AGGATGCTCGGTGCAGAATTGTAAATATAGTTCAATTAACGATAAAGAAGATTACGACAGTTGTTCTAGTCCGgaagatcaaaaattattattgcatAATCCAGCCTCTCTACAGCAACCTGTGATAGGAGGAAAGCACAAGAAAAT GTACGAACGTAGCTTTTCGCCTCCACGTTCCAGTAACAGTTCAGGGTACGGAACTGGCAGCAGTAATAAATCATTCAACGGTAACGATAACAAATTGAACGCTAACGCCGTCAACAATAATAATTGTCCAAATATCAACGCTAATAAAATATCGCCGAATTGCAACGTTCTCATGAACGGAGGTGGTGTTGGCGGAAGTGGCAGCGGCGAg TCTTTAATGAACAGCATATCGAGCGCGCAGACGACAGAGGATAGTTGGTACGATGTTCTAGATACGGAAGGTGTGCCGACAAACGTACGAAACAATATGTCACCGCCTCCGTTACCAGCTCGTATACTATCTTCGGTGACGCCCAATTCGAATAGAATGCCGTATAAATATTCGTCTCATACGAAAATGAAGATGAATAGTTCGTTACCTCTTTCAAATGTTAATTCTTCGTACTCGTTGCCGGTACTATTGACCAACGATTCGGATTTGGATTACGTTAAATCCAGAGATTTCATTACCGGTGAAAAAGTAACGTGTTTGATGAAAGCTGAACGTAGTCATAAAGTTCGAAGGCAGCTGGAACAGAAAATGCCTCATCCTAGTTTAAAA GTCGACGATTACTGCACGAGATCAGAGATGAGCTCTAGTTTACCACCGGAAACGCTGAAAACGTTATCAGCCAGCGATGGTCATTCGACCGATACGAGTTCAACGAGTGAAAAAGCTTTCCCACCAAGCGAAG ATGAACTATCCATCGATAGCGTTGGAAACGCGTCGCCAAAATTGAGATCGACGGTAACGAAATCCAATGCTAGTAGTTCGAATGGATGTAGTAGGAATAACAGTCCTCGTCTCAAAGATACGGGTGAACCGCGTCTTAGACCGGGAGCTGGTTCGCGTTCCTCGAATAGAAATAGCGCTAATCTTACGTCGAGTACACTTCAACAAGATCTCATGAAATTAATTAATCCAGATTACGCTACCGAAGATAAT AATTGTGATATCAGCGAACCATCTCAGCAATCTGGAAACTATTCGATTATTCAAAACGAATACTCCACCGATCCATCCACCGAAGATGATAAATGCGTTAAAACCAAATCGAAAGAGAATATTTCAACGCCTCAGAaagcgaatttgaaaaatggctgCGCTTCTAATTCCGTCATCGTCACCACTGCCAGACCAGCTACGGTCATTTTTAATGGCTCGACGTCGTCGCAGCCTAAAGATAACGTTTTATCGAAAGAAGAAAG ATTATCTCTTCGTGTAACGAATGTTTCAAATTCGAAACACGATCCACCGTGTCTTCCGTTACCGGATACTAAAGAAATGGATTGGCCGAGCTTAGTCGATACGGCTACTAAAGCTATGTTACAGACTGCCAACGAAGAAAACTCATCATCTTTGTTATCATCTAATCAAACCGACGATGATTTTCATTGGATCGATAGCTCGGATGAATTCCATTTCAGCATGACTCCCGGAGTCGA gaataagaaaaatatccaacaacaatttcaaaaatatctttcCGAATTGGAAAACCGTCTAATGAAAGAGACCCAACTTCGTTTAACACTAGAACAAGAGGTGCATTCGTTGAGAGACGAAAACAGAAGACTGCAACAAGAATCCCAGAGCGCAGCTCAACAGCTTCGTAGATTTACCGAGTGGTTTTTTCAAACCATAGATAAACAATGA